From one Suricata suricatta isolate VVHF042 chromosome 8, meerkat_22Aug2017_6uvM2_HiC, whole genome shotgun sequence genomic stretch:
- the LOC115299259 gene encoding putative olfactory receptor 2B3, with protein sequence MQNFPWDNHSSVSEFILLGFSRDSQINAILFNIFLFLYLSTLVGNGLIVTLIHLDSRLHTPMYFFLSVLSMLDMSYVTTTVPQMLVHLICQKKTISYVGCVAQMYMFLVLGITEGWLFSVMAYDRYVAICYPLRYNVIMTSWLCRAMVFFCGLWGISCSLVYTVFTMRLPYCGPNEINHFFCEVPAVLKLACADTSLNDQVDFILGFILLLVPLSFILASYVCIFATILKIRSAQGRLKAFSTCASHITVVTMFCGPAMFMYMNPGANASPERDKKLALFYNVISAFLNPIIYSLRNKDVKRAFLKLTGSGKASE encoded by the coding sequence ATGCAGAACTTTCCCTGGGACAATCACAGCTCCGTGTCTGAATTCATCCTTCTGGGCTTCTCCAGGGATTCCCAAATTAATGCAATCCTCTTCaacatcttcctctttctctacctctctacACTTGTGGGCAATGGGCTCATTGTCACCTTGATCCACTTGGACTCCCgcctccacacacccatgtacttcttcctcagtgTCCTCTCCATGCTGGACATGAGCTATGTCACCACTACTGTGCCCCAAATGTTGGTGCATCTGATCTGCCAGAAGAAAACTATCTCTTATGTTGGGTGCGTGGCCCAGATGTATATGTTTCTGGTGCTGGGCATCACTGAGGGCTGGCTGTTCTCTGTCATGGCCTATGATAGATATGTGGCCATCTGTTACCCACTCAGATACAATGttatcatgacctcatggctgtGCAGAGCAATGGTCTTCTTTTGTGGACTCTGGGGTATCAGCTGTTCCCTAGTCTATACAGTCTTCACAATGCGCCTGCCCTACTGTGGCCCCAATGAGATCAATCATTTTTTCTGTGAGGTCCCTGCTGTTCTGAAGCTGGCCTGTGCAGACACATCCCTGAATGACCAAGTAGATTTTATCTTGGGCTTTATTCTTCTCCTGGTACCCCTTTCCTTCATTCTGGCCTCTTATGTCTGCATCTTTGCCACCATCTTGAAGATCCGCTCAGCTCAGGGTCGACTcaaggccttctccacctgtgcctCTCACATCACTGTGGTCACCATGTTCTGTGGACCTGCCATGTTTATGTACATGAACCCTGGGGCCAATGCTTCCCCAGAGCGGGACAAGAAACTGGCTCTTTTCTACAATGTTATCTCTGCCTTTCTCAACCCCATCATCTATAGCCTTAGAAACAAAGATGTGAAGAGGGCTTTTCTCAAGTTAACAGGCTCAGGCAAGGCCTCTGAATGA